In Kribbella amoyensis, the genomic stretch CTCCGGATTGACCCAGCCCGATTCGAAGGTCGCCACCGCGCCGTTGCCGAACCGGGCCTGGATGACGATCGCGTCCGGGGTGTCGATCCCACGGGCCGCGAGCAACCCGGTCCGCCCCATCGCCTGTACCTCGGTCACCTCACTGCCGAACAGCCAGCTGACCAGGTCGATGTCGTGGCCGGACAGGAACCACGCGCAGGTGGTCCGCTCGGCCCAGCGCAGCATCGAGGTCGGGACGTCGATGGTGTCGTGCTTGCGGGAGTACCCGCTGATCGGGGCGCCCATCGTGGTGAGCAGCTGCTTGGCCTTCGCGTTCACCGGCAGCCAGCGATGGTTGTACAGGCACATCGCCTTGACCTCGGCGTCGCGGACGGCGGCCACCATCCGGTCCGCGTCGGCGAGGGAGGTCGCCAGCGGCTTCTCGATGAGGACGTGCAGGCCGGCCGCCGCGGCCGCGACGGTCGGATCCGCGTGCAGGTGGTCCGGCGTCATCACGGCGACCGCGTCGCACTCACCGGACGCGATCAGGGCCTCGTAGTCGTCGTACGCGGTCACCTTGCTGCCCTGCAACGCCTGCTGCTCGGCGGCGAGCCCGTCGGCGCTGGCGCGGGTACGGCTGCTCACCGCGGTGACGGTTGCGTACGGGGTCTGGGCGAGGACCTTGCCGGTGAGGGCGGCCATCGCGCCGGTCCCGACCAGCCCGAACCGGACCTGCTCCATGGCGGCGTCCTCTCAGCCGAAGTGGACGTCGTTCTCGAGCGTGCCGAGGCCGTCGATCGTCGCGCGCATCACGTCGCCCTCGGCCAGCGGCGCCAGGCCGGCCGTGGTCCCGGTCGCGATCACGTCACCGGGCAGCAGCGTCATGCCGTCGGACAGGTTGGCGATCAGTTCGGGGATGCCGTAGACCATCTGGGCTGTGTTCGCCTGCTGCCGGACGGCCCCGCCGACCTCGAGCCGCATCTGCAGCGCGCCGGGGTCGGGGATCTCGTCGGGCGTGACCAGGTACGGGCCGAGCGGGGCGAAGGTGTCGAATCCCTTGGACTGGTCCCAGGGCACGTTGCGCTCGATGTTCACCAGCTGCAGGTCGCGCGCGGTCATGTCGTTGATGACGGTGTACCCCGCGACCGCCTCGGCCCAGCGCTCGGCCGGCAGGTCCCGGGTCGGGCGGCCGATGACGACCGCCAGCTCGACCTCGTGCTCCAGGTGCCGGGTCCGGCGCGGCGCGACCACGGTGGTCCGGTGCCCGGTCAGCGCCGACGGCGGCTTGAAGAACAGCACCGGCTCGACCGGTACCTCGAGGTTGCTCTCCTCGGCGTGGTCGCGGTAGTTCAGCGCCAGGCAGCAGACCTTGGTACAGGTCGCGACCGGCGGCTCGAACAGCACCTGCTCCGCGTCCAGCAGCTCGGCGGCGCCCAGCTCCTCGACCGCACGAGCGAGCTCGTCGCCGGGGAACCGGGCGATGAGCGCGACCGGGTCGGCCAGGCCGCTACGGTCGAGCGCGGACAGCGGGACCAGCTTCCCGTCGGACTGGCGGGACACCAGCTCCACCTCGTGGCCGGGAGCTCTGCGAACGCGGGCGAACTGCACGGATGCCTCCTCGTACGGGTCGGTCCGGCCGAGTCCCGCGGGACGTTCTTGCCCCCGCCTC encodes the following:
- a CDS encoding Gfo/Idh/MocA family protein, coding for MEQVRFGLVGTGAMAALTGKVLAQTPYATVTAVSSRTRASADGLAAEQQALQGSKVTAYDDYEALIASGECDAVAVMTPDHLHADPTVAAAAAGLHVLIEKPLATSLADADRMVAAVRDAEVKAMCLYNHRWLPVNAKAKQLLTTMGAPISGYSRKHDTIDVPTSMLRWAERTTCAWFLSGHDIDLVSWLFGSEVTEVQAMGRTGLLAARGIDTPDAIVIQARFGNGAVATFESGWVNPETFPTMIDSYLSVVAEGGTVHVDRQKEGVLAATPESFSYPRTMIESEIHGVLRGSYPFAVEHFVDCVRTGREPLAGIESSRHVTAVLAAAHEALDTGHRVSVG
- a CDS encoding fumarylacetoacetate hydrolase family protein, which encodes MQFARVRRAPGHEVELVSRQSDGKLVPLSALDRSGLADPVALIARFPGDELARAVEELGAAELLDAEQVLFEPPVATCTKVCCLALNYRDHAEESNLEVPVEPVLFFKPPSALTGHRTTVVAPRRTRHLEHEVELAVVIGRPTRDLPAERWAEAVAGYTVINDMTARDLQLVNIERNVPWDQSKGFDTFAPLGPYLVTPDEIPDPGALQMRLEVGGAVRQQANTAQMVYGIPELIANLSDGMTLLPGDVIATGTTAGLAPLAEGDVMRATIDGLGTLENDVHFG